In Microbacterium sp. No. 7, the genomic window CAGGAACGCTGGTGCTTGCGTCGTTATTTGACAAAGGTCAGCTCCCTCTTGTTGCCGAAGATGCCCTGCGGGCGGAAGATCACGATCAGCAGCAGCGCGAGCCCCACGAGCACGTAGCGCAGGTTCGCCGCCTGGATGGACGAGATCGGCAGCACGCCCTGCGACGCGAGGGCGGGAAGCACCGCGTCGAGGAAGGCCATGAGCACCCAGAAGATGACGGCGCCCACGACGGGGCCGAACACCGTGGCCGCGCCGCCGAGCAGCAGGATCGTCCAGATGAAGAACGTCAGCGACGTCTGGTACACCGACGGGACGACCGCAGAGGGCAGCGAGAGCACGACGCCGCCCAGTGCGCCGAAGACGCCGCCGATGACGAGCGCCTGCATCTTGTAGGCGAAGACGTTCTTGCCGAGCGAGCGCACGGCGTCCTCGTCCTCGCGGATGCCCTTGAGCACGCGGCCCCACGGGCTGCGCATGAGCGCCCACACGAGGTAGACCGCGATCGCCAGCAGGATCAGGCCGAACACGCGCACCCACAGCTGGTCGGCGGTGTAGACCCACGGGCCGAACCCGTAGGTGCCCGGCGGGAACGGGTTCGCCGAGCGGAAGCCCGCGTGATAGCCGCCGAGGCCGTCGGCCGAGTTCGTCCACTCGTCGAAGACCTGCGTCGTGAACAGCAGGCGCACGATCTCGGCCGCCGCGATCGTCACGATCGCGAGGTAGTCGGCGCGCAGGCGCAGGGTCGGGATGCCGAGGATCACCGCGAACACGGCCGCGCCGGCCATGCCCACGAGGATGCCGACCCACCACGGCAGGCCGAAGCTGAGGATCGAGATCGCGTAGCCGTAGGCGCCGATGGCCATGAACCCGGCGACGCCGAAGTTCAGCAGGCCGGCGTATCCGAAGTGC contains:
- a CDS encoding branched-chain amino acid ABC transporter permease, giving the protein MDFGQIINLSLGYLFSPVTIAYALAAVGLAVHFGYAGLLNFGVAGFMAIGAYGYAISILSFGLPWWVGILVGMAGAAVFAVILGIPTLRLRADYLAIVTIAAAEIVRLLFTTQVFDEWTNSADGLGGYHAGFRSANPFPPGTYGFGPWVYTADQLWVRVFGLILLAIAVYLVWALMRSPWGRVLKGIREDEDAVRSLGKNVFAYKMQALVIGGVFGALGGVVLSLPSAVVPSVYQTSLTFFIWTILLLGGAATVFGPVVGAVIFWVLMAFLDAVLPALASQGVLPISSIQAANLRYVLVGLALLLIVIFRPQGIFGNKRELTFVK